From Virgibacillus ihumii, the proteins below share one genomic window:
- the glpX gene encoding class II fructose-bisphosphatase, which produces MESLVLDFLNVTESAALAAKRWVGRGDKHAADEIATKVMREQLNGLNMKGRIVIGEGEIDDAPMLHIGEAVGNGVGPELDIAVDPIEGTTPTANGQNNAMTVIAVAPKGSLLHAPDMYMEKLAVGSKAKGKINIDAPISENLEAVAEAKGKKVHELNILVQDRPRHQDYIDTIRQSGAKVHLFKDGDVIYTISTCMNRLDMDLFLGIGGAPEGVLGAVAVKSLGGEMQAKLRPRNDVEMERCKSMGLEIPEMTLKHNDLVKSENCFLVATGITNCFYLKGITSDNTTHSILIGGKGQQMRYVETQHSVKEVYATR; this is translated from the coding sequence GCTTGCAGCAAAACGATGGGTTGGCAGAGGGGATAAACATGCTGCAGATGAGATTGCTACGAAAGTAATGCGTGAACAGCTCAATGGTTTAAACATGAAGGGAAGAATCGTCATCGGAGAAGGTGAAATTGACGATGCCCCAATGCTTCATATTGGGGAAGCGGTTGGTAATGGGGTGGGGCCGGAATTAGATATTGCAGTTGACCCGATAGAGGGAACAACCCCGACGGCTAACGGCCAGAATAATGCCATGACCGTAATTGCAGTTGCACCTAAGGGCAGTTTGCTTCACGCACCTGATATGTATATGGAGAAACTTGCTGTCGGCAGCAAGGCAAAAGGGAAAATCAATATTGATGCCCCCATCAGTGAAAATCTGGAAGCTGTGGCAGAAGCAAAAGGCAAAAAAGTCCATGAATTAAATATTCTCGTTCAAGACAGACCCCGTCATCAAGACTATATCGATACGATTCGGCAATCAGGGGCCAAAGTGCATTTATTTAAAGATGGCGATGTTATTTACACCATATCAACATGTATGAACCGTTTGGATATGGATCTGTTTCTTGGAATCGGTGGAGCTCCTGAAGGTGTGCTGGGAGCTGTTGCCGTGAAATCACTTGGCGGTGAAATGCAGGCAAAATTAAGACCAAGAAATGATGTGGAAATGGAACGGTGTAAAAGTATGGGGTTAGAAATTCCGGAAATGACATTGAAACATAACGATCTGGTGAAATCCGAAAATTGTTTTTTAGTTGCGACCGGGATAACAAATTGTTTCTATTTAAAAGGCATTACATCTGATAACACAACGCACTCGATTCTGATTGGAGGAAAAGGGCAGCAAATGCGGTATGTGGAAACCCAGCATTCTGTGAAGGAAGTTTATGCAACGCGTTGA